The genomic DNA TTTCACATGATATACACCTTGCTTTGTTATTGTATCCAATACGATTTTATTCTGACAAGTCCAGAGTCTTATAGTATCCTTCTTCATAATCTCCTCCTACTCTAGGCACATTCAAAAATAGACTAGTCATCTTACTCGTCCCTTTGATTTTTTTCATATACCTTACTAATTTTCTTCATAATGTACTATATTCACTATCCAATCCTTCCTTATCTCCCATAGCGTAGCTTGAGTAAGATTACATAGTCTAATATTATTATCAAATAGTCTATCCCAGCTTTTTTTAATCTTATTTCTTAATAAAGGATAAAAGTTCCCTTTTCCCCCCATACATAGGGCAGATTCATCAAAAATGCCATATTTTTTTAACTCTTCATTGTGTTTCTTTTCATCTTCTCTATCTAATGGAACATACCAATAGTTTATTACATATCCCCATTTTTCCTGATCAGTAATAACAACATATTCCCTATCAACCTCTAACTCTAAAACCACAGAATCCTCGGTAGGCTGAAGCATCATATTTTCTGTAGTTGATAACCATATAGGATACTGTACTTCTTTAGGCTTTGATACTATTTGGGCTGCCCTCTCCGTATACCATTTATACGCTTTAAGATAAAAGGGAGCGATGGTATCAAGCTTCTCCTCTATGTATTCCCTTCTCACACGATATACTCCGTACTCTTCTAAATCCCTCAATATCCCTTTATTCTGCCTTGTCCAAAGTTTAATTTTACCCCTATCAGTTTCATGACTCATTTTTAATACTCCCTTCTAGAAGATATTATAGGTCCAGAAAATTGCATAACTCTTACTTGGCAGAACCTGATATGCGAATATCATCCTATATTTAATTGCTTAAGATATAAGCATATTTGATAGTATAGCTCTGAGGATTTTGAAACTGCATGTAGTATAGGGATTTTAGTATAGACTTTAACTTATACAAGTCCAAAATGCCCAGGAACATCGCATATTTGTCCATGTATAAGTTAAGTTATACTATAAAACCCTATATAGATGGTTTTTTATAGAAAGTAATTATGCAATTTGCTCGGTCAATTATATTATTTA from Maledivibacter sp. includes the following:
- a CDS encoding DUF3841 domain-containing protein, with the translated sequence MSHETDRGKIKLWTRQNKGILRDLEEYGVYRVRREYIEEKLDTIAPFYLKAYKWYTERAAQIVSKPKEVQYPIWLSTTENMMLQPTEDSVVLELEVDREYVVITDQEKWGYVINYWYVPLDREDEKKHNEELKKYGIFDESALCMGGKGNFYPLLRNKIKKSWDRLFDNNIRLCNLTQATLWEIRKDWIVNIVHYEEN